Proteins found in one Odontesthes bonariensis isolate fOdoBon6 chromosome 11, fOdoBon6.hap1, whole genome shotgun sequence genomic segment:
- the c11h8orf74 gene encoding uncharacterized protein C8orf74 homolog isoform X1, whose protein sequence is MDSLTKSEVTRIAKLQRHAGVQRLSRHFLWSEFSDQMRCFHQEFVYDVFMFTKNRGFSWPDVIRSAELARSIFPQLDGQSEQQWAAPAMSEDVCSDLNVHKLLSSLRHMLFEHLPTLTPVHHHEIFRYLTDTCIKRKRLFQAVIGGAAGVTTGQLQLEVKLPPVPCALAKGTDLHQWETQIQHRARLFSSLQQKEEELRCLRDGPRVTLEAGGLPEDRKLDKPSILELVQAEVRTAESQIVATLNQEASLLADILLLKVQQGALATAGRPSAAPSHTSKHTDIRGKESGKE, encoded by the exons ATGGATTCTCTTACAAAGAGTGAGGTGACACGGATAGCCAAACTCCAG AGACATGCCGGGGTGCAGAGGCTCAGCCGTCACTTCCTGTGGTCCGAGTTCTCCGACCAGATGCGGTGCTTCCATCAAGAGTTCGTATACGACGTGTTTATGTTCACCAAGAACCGTGGCTTCTCCTGGCCTGATGTGATCCGGTCGGCCGAGCTCGCCAGAAGCATCTTCCCACAGCTGGACGGTCAGAGCGAACAGCAGTGGGCTGCGCCGGCCATGAGTGAGGATGTTTGCTCTG ATCTCAATGTACACAAGTTGttgtcctcactgagacacatGCTCTTTGAGCATTTACCAACCCTGACTCCTGTCCACCACCATGAAATCTTCCGTTACCTCACAGATACCTGCATCAAAAGGAAAAGGCTTTTCCAGGCGGTGATAGGTGGAGCAGCTGGCGTGACCACAGGTCAGCTACAGCTGGAGGTGAAGCTGCCACCTGTGCCCTGTGCTTTGGCAAAG GGGACAGATTTACATCAGTGGGAGACTCAGATTCAGCACAGAGCGAGACTTTTCTCCAGCCTGCAGCAGAAGGAAGAGGAGCTGAGATGTCTCAGAGATGGGCCGCGCGTCACTCTGGAGGCCGGTGGCCTCCCAGAGGACAGGAAACTGGACAAACCG AGCATTTTGGAGTTGGTCCAGGCTGAAGTTCGGACCGCAGAAAGCCAGATTGTGGCGACTCTGAACCAAGAGGCCTCGCTGCTGGCCGACATCCTGCTTCTCAAAGTGCAGCAGGGAGCTTTGGCCACAGCGGGGCGCCCCAGCGCAGCTCCTTCTCACACcagcaaacacacagacatcaGAGGGAAGGAGTctggaaaggaataa
- the c11h8orf74 gene encoding uncharacterized protein C8orf74 homolog isoform X4, whose product MDSLTKSEVTRIAKLQRHAGVQRLSRHFLWSEFSDQMRCFHQEFVYDVFMFTKNRGFSWPDVIRSAELARSIFPQLDGQSEQQWAAPAMSEDVCSDLNVHKLLSSLRHMLFEHLPTLTPVHHHEIFRYLTDTCIKRKRLFQAVIGGAAGVTTGQLQLEVKLPPVPCALAKSILELVQAEVRTAESQIVATLNQEASLLADILLLKVQQGALATAGRPSAAPSHTSKHTDIRGKESGKE is encoded by the exons ATGGATTCTCTTACAAAGAGTGAGGTGACACGGATAGCCAAACTCCAG AGACATGCCGGGGTGCAGAGGCTCAGCCGTCACTTCCTGTGGTCCGAGTTCTCCGACCAGATGCGGTGCTTCCATCAAGAGTTCGTATACGACGTGTTTATGTTCACCAAGAACCGTGGCTTCTCCTGGCCTGATGTGATCCGGTCGGCCGAGCTCGCCAGAAGCATCTTCCCACAGCTGGACGGTCAGAGCGAACAGCAGTGGGCTGCGCCGGCCATGAGTGAGGATGTTTGCTCTG ATCTCAATGTACACAAGTTGttgtcctcactgagacacatGCTCTTTGAGCATTTACCAACCCTGACTCCTGTCCACCACCATGAAATCTTCCGTTACCTCACAGATACCTGCATCAAAAGGAAAAGGCTTTTCCAGGCGGTGATAGGTGGAGCAGCTGGCGTGACCACAGGTCAGCTACAGCTGGAGGTGAAGCTGCCACCTGTGCCCTGTGCTTTGGCAAAG AGCATTTTGGAGTTGGTCCAGGCTGAAGTTCGGACCGCAGAAAGCCAGATTGTGGCGACTCTGAACCAAGAGGCCTCGCTGCTGGCCGACATCCTGCTTCTCAAAGTGCAGCAGGGAGCTTTGGCCACAGCGGGGCGCCCCAGCGCAGCTCCTTCTCACACcagcaaacacacagacatcaGAGGGAAGGAGTctggaaaggaataa
- the c11h8orf74 gene encoding uncharacterized protein C8orf74 homolog isoform X2: MDSLTKSEVTRIAKLQRHAGVQRLSRHFLWSEFSDQMRCFHQEFVYDVFMFTKNRGFSWPDVIRSAELARSIFPQLDGQSEQQWAAPAMNLNVHKLLSSLRHMLFEHLPTLTPVHHHEIFRYLTDTCIKRKRLFQAVIGGAAGVTTGQLQLEVKLPPVPCALAKGTDLHQWETQIQHRARLFSSLQQKEEELRCLRDGPRVTLEAGGLPEDRKLDKPSILELVQAEVRTAESQIVATLNQEASLLADILLLKVQQGALATAGRPSAAPSHTSKHTDIRGKESGKE; encoded by the exons ATGGATTCTCTTACAAAGAGTGAGGTGACACGGATAGCCAAACTCCAG AGACATGCCGGGGTGCAGAGGCTCAGCCGTCACTTCCTGTGGTCCGAGTTCTCCGACCAGATGCGGTGCTTCCATCAAGAGTTCGTATACGACGTGTTTATGTTCACCAAGAACCGTGGCTTCTCCTGGCCTGATGTGATCCGGTCGGCCGAGCTCGCCAGAAGCATCTTCCCACAGCTGGACGGTCAGAGCGAACAGCAGTGGGCTGCGCCGGCCATGA ATCTCAATGTACACAAGTTGttgtcctcactgagacacatGCTCTTTGAGCATTTACCAACCCTGACTCCTGTCCACCACCATGAAATCTTCCGTTACCTCACAGATACCTGCATCAAAAGGAAAAGGCTTTTCCAGGCGGTGATAGGTGGAGCAGCTGGCGTGACCACAGGTCAGCTACAGCTGGAGGTGAAGCTGCCACCTGTGCCCTGTGCTTTGGCAAAG GGGACAGATTTACATCAGTGGGAGACTCAGATTCAGCACAGAGCGAGACTTTTCTCCAGCCTGCAGCAGAAGGAAGAGGAGCTGAGATGTCTCAGAGATGGGCCGCGCGTCACTCTGGAGGCCGGTGGCCTCCCAGAGGACAGGAAACTGGACAAACCG AGCATTTTGGAGTTGGTCCAGGCTGAAGTTCGGACCGCAGAAAGCCAGATTGTGGCGACTCTGAACCAAGAGGCCTCGCTGCTGGCCGACATCCTGCTTCTCAAAGTGCAGCAGGGAGCTTTGGCCACAGCGGGGCGCCCCAGCGCAGCTCCTTCTCACACcagcaaacacacagacatcaGAGGGAAGGAGTctggaaaggaataa
- the c11h8orf74 gene encoding uncharacterized protein C8orf74 homolog isoform X3: MDSLTKSEVTRIAKLQRHAGVQRLSRHFLWSEFSDQMRCFHQEFVYDVFMFTKNRGFSWPDVIRSAELARSIFPQLDGQSEQQWAAPAMSEDVCSDTCIKRKRLFQAVIGGAAGVTTGQLQLEVKLPPVPCALAKGTDLHQWETQIQHRARLFSSLQQKEEELRCLRDGPRVTLEAGGLPEDRKLDKPSILELVQAEVRTAESQIVATLNQEASLLADILLLKVQQGALATAGRPSAAPSHTSKHTDIRGKESGKE, from the exons ATGGATTCTCTTACAAAGAGTGAGGTGACACGGATAGCCAAACTCCAG AGACATGCCGGGGTGCAGAGGCTCAGCCGTCACTTCCTGTGGTCCGAGTTCTCCGACCAGATGCGGTGCTTCCATCAAGAGTTCGTATACGACGTGTTTATGTTCACCAAGAACCGTGGCTTCTCCTGGCCTGATGTGATCCGGTCGGCCGAGCTCGCCAGAAGCATCTTCCCACAGCTGGACGGTCAGAGCGAACAGCAGTGGGCTGCGCCGGCCATGAGTGAGGATGTTTGCTCTG ATACCTGCATCAAAAGGAAAAGGCTTTTCCAGGCGGTGATAGGTGGAGCAGCTGGCGTGACCACAGGTCAGCTACAGCTGGAGGTGAAGCTGCCACCTGTGCCCTGTGCTTTGGCAAAG GGGACAGATTTACATCAGTGGGAGACTCAGATTCAGCACAGAGCGAGACTTTTCTCCAGCCTGCAGCAGAAGGAAGAGGAGCTGAGATGTCTCAGAGATGGGCCGCGCGTCACTCTGGAGGCCGGTGGCCTCCCAGAGGACAGGAAACTGGACAAACCG AGCATTTTGGAGTTGGTCCAGGCTGAAGTTCGGACCGCAGAAAGCCAGATTGTGGCGACTCTGAACCAAGAGGCCTCGCTGCTGGCCGACATCCTGCTTCTCAAAGTGCAGCAGGGAGCTTTGGCCACAGCGGGGCGCCCCAGCGCAGCTCCTTCTCACACcagcaaacacacagacatcaGAGGGAAGGAGTctggaaaggaataa